A stretch of Brassica rapa cultivar Chiifu-401-42 chromosome A08, CAAS_Brap_v3.01, whole genome shotgun sequence DNA encodes these proteins:
- the LOC103836571 gene encoding 60S ribosomal protein L23: MSKRGRGGTSGNKFRMSLGLPVAATVNCADNTGAKNLYIISVKGIKGRLNRLPSACVGDMVMATVKKGKPDLRKKVMPAVIVRQRKPWRRKDGVFMYFEDNAGVIVNPKGEMKGSAITGPIGKECADLWPRIASAANAIV, encoded by the exons ATGTCGAAGCGAG GACGTGGAGGTACGTCGGGTAACAAGTTCAGGATGTCGCTTGGTCTCCCCGTGGCGGCGACGGTGAACTGCGCTGACAACACGGGTGCTAAGAACCTTTACATCATTTCGGTTAAAGGAATCAAGGGTCGTCTCAACAGGTTGCCTTCAGCTTGCGTCGGGGACATGGTGATGGCTACAGTGAAGAAGGGTAAGCCTGATCTGAGGAAGAAGGTTATGCCAGCTGTCATCGTTAGGCAGAGGAAGCCTTGGCGCCGAAAGGATGGTGTCTTCATGTACTTCGAAG ATAATGCTGGAGTCATCGTCAACCCCAAGGGAGAAATGAAAGGTTCTGCGATCACTGGTCCCATTGGTAAAGAGTGCGCTGATCTCTGGCCAAGGATTGCTAGTGCTGCCAATGCCATTGTCTAG
- the LOC103836572 gene encoding CRIB domain-containing protein RIC3-like yields the protein MSTSVKGFLKGLRHITQIFDEGKDHDIQIGFPTDVKHVAHIGSDGPASNAPSWMNDFNPQGNENGQVVSRRDANNNPVGEGVGLQELLPPPDKPKHKKTRRKSESQNGSPPRRNSNVLPSEMVPRPSRRHHRSRHASLDSSNDPSLRRRRVVVSVNDEEGSNQLSDSSSASHRKSSSRHRKVKGSGGGEVSMKKTKAKPEKSTVQSDGTCNDNNTGDKD from the exons ATGAGCACGTCCGTGAAAGGCTTTCTTAAAGGCCTTCGCCACATTACTCAGATTTTCG ATGAAGGTAAAGACCATGATATCCAGATCGGGTTTCCCACCGATGTAAAGCATGTCGCCCACATAGGATCCGATGGTCCCGCATCAAATGCACCAAGCTGG ATGAATGACTTCAACCCTCAAGGAAATGAGAATGGTCAAGTAGTTTCTCGAAGAGATGCCAACAACAATCCAGTAGGAGAAGGAGTTGGACTACAAGAGTTGTTGCCTCCACCTGATAAACCAAAGCACAAGAAGACAAGGCGTAAATCCGAGTCACAAAACGGTTCTCCTCCGAGGCGAAACAGCAACGTGTTACCATCGGAAATGGTACCAAGACCCTCGAGACGTCACCACAGGAGTAGGCACGCGTCGTTGGATTCGTCGAATGATCCATCGCTCAGGAGGAGGCGTGTTGTTGTCTCGGTTAACGACGAGGAAGGTTCTAATCAACTTTCAGACAGTTCTTCTGCTTCTCATAGGAAGTCTTCGTCGCGTCATAGGAAGGTGAAAGGGTCAGGAGGAGGAGAGGTGTCCATGAAGAAGACCAAAGCTAAACCGGAGAAATCAACCGTTCAATCAGACGGTACATGTAATGATAATAATACTGGCGACAAAGACTAA
- the LOC103836574 gene encoding probable methyltransferase PMT8, whose translation MMRGRSDGGQKKRLIASVCVVALFLCFLYMYYDSSSQGASALEYGRSLRKLGSSYLGGDDEDTKQDGSVSNEEDSLVVAKSFPVCDDRHSEIIPCLDRNFIYQTRLKLDLSLMEHYERHCPPPERKFNCLIPPPSGYKVPIKWPKSRDEVWQANIPHTHLAKEKSDQNWMVVKGDKINFPGGGTHFHYGADKYIASIANMLNFSNDVLNDEGRLRTVLDVGCGVASFGAYLLSSDIIAMSLAPNDVHQNQIQFALERGIPAYLGVLGTKRLPYPSRSFELAHCSRCRIDWLQRDGILLLELDRVLRPGGYFAYSSPEAYAQDEDSLRIWKEMSTLVERMCWRIAAKRNQTVVWQKPLSNDCYLEREAGTQPPLCRSDADPDAVYGVSMEACITPYSKHDHKTKGSGLAPWPARMTSPPPRLADFGYSTHMFEKDTELWKQQVDSYWNLMSSKIKANTVRNIMDMKAHMGSFAAALKDKDVWVMNVVSPYGPNTLKLIYDRGLIGTNHNWCEAFSTYPRTYDLLHAWTVFSDIKSKGCSVEDLLLEMDRILRPTGFIIIRDKESIVESIKKYMKALHWEVVASEKVTTGSELDQDNEDGENNVVFIVRKKLWLTSESLRDNE comes from the exons ATGATGAGAGGGAGATCTGATGGAGGCCAAAAGAAGCGCCTCATTGCTTCCGTCTGCGTAGTGGCTCTATTCCTCTGTTTCTTGTATATGTACTATGATTCCTCTAGCCAAGGTGCATCAGCATTGGAGTATGGAAGATCATTGAGAAAACTCGGATCTTCTTATTTGGGTGGTGATGATGAAGATACCAAACAAGATGGATCTGTGAGCAATGAAGAAGACAGTCTTGTTGTGGCAAAGAGCTTCCCT GTTTGTGATGACCGGCACTCAGAGATCATCCCTTGCTTAGATAGAAACTTCATCTACCAAACGAGGTTGAAGCTTGATCTATCTCTTATGGAACATTATGAACGCCATTGTCCTCCTcctgaaagaaagtttaatTGTTTGATTCCTCCTCCATCTGGCTACAAG gtTCCTATTAAGTGGCCTAAGAGCAGAGATGAAGTGTGGCAAGCTAACATACCTCACACTCACCTTGCTAAAGAGAAGTCTGATCAGAACTGGATGGTTGTCAAAGGTGATAAGATCAATTTTCCAGGTGGTGGCACTCATTTCCATTACGGAGCTGATAAGTACATTGCATCTATCGCCAAT ATGCTTAACTTCTCTAACGATGTATTAAACGACGAAGGAAGATTAAGAACGGTTCTTGATGTTGGTTGTGGAGTAGCGAGTTTCGGAGCTTACCTTCTCTCATCTGATATTATCGCAATGTCATTAGCTCCTAACGACGTTCACCAGAACCAAATCCAGTTTGCACTAGAGAGAGGCATCCCTGCTTACCTTGGCGTTTTAGGTACCAAGAGACTTCCTTATCCGAGCAGATCATTCGAGCTAGCTCACTGCTCTCGGTGTAGGATCGACTGGCTTCAAAGAGACGGCATCCTTCTACTCGAGCTGGACCGAGTGCTAAGACCTGGAGGCTATTTCGCTTATTCGTCCCCTGAAGCTTACGCGCAAGACGAAGATAGTTTGAGGATATGGAAGGAGATGAGTACCCTTGTTGAAAGAATGTGTTGGAGAATCGCTGCTAAAAGAAACCAAACTGTTGTTTGGCAGAAACCGTTGAGTAATGACTGTTACTTGGAGAGAGAGGCTGGGACACAGCCTCCTCTTTGTCGCTCGGATGCTGATCCTGATGCTGTTTATGGTGTGTCAATGGAAGCTTGCATCACTCCCTACTCCAAGC ATGACCATAAAACCAAGGGAAGTGGGTTAGCTCCTTGGCCAGCTAGGATgacttctcctcctcctcgtctTGCAGATTTTGGTTACTCAACACATATGTTTGAGAAAGACACG gAGCTTTGGAAACAGCAAGTGGACAGTTACTGGAACCTAATGTCTTCAAAAATCAAAGCAAACACTGTGAGGAACATAATGGACATGAAAGCTCACATGGGTTCTTTCGCAGCTGCTCTTAAAGACAAAGATGTATGGGTTATGAACGTTGTCTCTCCCTACGGTCCCAACACTCTTAAACTGATCTACGACCGTGGTTTAATCGGGACAAATCATAACTG GTGTGAGGCTTTCTCTACATACCCGCGAACATACGATCTATTGCACGCATGGACTGTCTTTTCAGACATCAAAAGCAAAGGATGCAGTGTGGAGGATCTATTACTTGAGATGGATAGGATTCTTAGACCTACAggattcatcatcatcagagaTAAGGAGAGCATTGTTGAATCAATCAAGAAGTATATGAAGGCTCTGCATTGGGAGGTTGTGGCATCGGAGAAGGTAACTACAGGTTCAGAGCTTGACCAAGACAATGAAGATGGTGAGAACAATGTGGTTTTTATTGTCCGGAAGAAACTTTGGCTCACCAGTGAAAGCCTTAGGGACAATGAGTGA
- the LOC103836575 gene encoding malate dehydrogenase 2, cytoplasmic yields MAKEPVRVLVTGAAGQIGYALVPMIARGIMLGADQPVILHMLDIPFAAEALNGVKMELIDAAFPLLKGVVATTDAVEGCTGVNVAVMVGGFPRKEGMERKDVMSKNVSIYKSQAAALEKHAAPNCKVLVVANPANTNALILKEFAPSIPEKNITCLTRLDHNRALGQISERLSVPVSDVKNVIIWGNHSSTQYPDVNHAKVQTSFGEKPVRELVKNDEWLNGEFITTVQQRGAAIIKARKLSSALSAASSACDHIRDWVLGTPEGTFVSMGVYSDGSYNVPSGLIYSFPVTCRNGEWDIVQGLPIDEVSRKKMDLTAEELKEEKDLAYSCLS; encoded by the exons ATGGCGAAGGAACCAGTTCGCGTTCTCGTTACCGGTGCTGCAG GACAAATTGGATACGCTCTTGTCCCTATGATTGCAAGGGGTATCATGCTAGGTGCTGACCAGCCCGTGATCCTCCACATGTTGGATATTCCCTTTGCTGCTGAAGCTCTCAACGGTGTCAAGATGGAGTTGATCGATGCTGCTTTCCCTCTTCTCAAAG GTGTTGTTGCTACAACTGATGCTGTTGAGGGATGTACTGGAGTCAATGTTGCTGTTATGGTTGGTGGTTTCCCGAGGAAAGAAGGAATGGAGAGGAAGGATGTCATGTCCAAGAATGTCTCCATTTACAAGTCCCAGGCTGCTGCATTGGAGAAGCACGCCGCTCCTAACTGCAAG GTTCTTGTTGTTGCAAACCCTGCAAACACCAACGCACTGATCCTGAAGGAATTTGCACCATCCATCCCCGAGAAGAACATCACTTGTTTGACAAGGCTTGACCACAACAGGGCCTTGGGTCAGATCTCTGAGAGGTTGAGCGTGCCCGTCTCTGATGTTAAGAACGTGATCATCTGGGGAAACCACTCATCCACGCAGTACCCAGATGTCAACCACGCCAAGGTGCAGACTTCGTTTGGAGAGAAGCCTGTCCGCGAGCTCGTCAAGAACGATGAGTGGTTGAATGGAGAATTCATCACTACGGTTCAACAACGTGGAGCTGCAATCATCAAGGCGAGGAAGTTGTCAAGTGCACTATCTGCTGCTAGCTCTGCATGTGACCACATCCGTGACTGGGTCCTTGGAACTCCAGAG GGTACATTTGTTTCCATGGGAGTATACTCAGATGGCTCTTACAACGTTCCATCAGGACTTATCTACTCCTTCCCTGTCACTTGTCGCAATGGAGAGTGGGACATCGTCCAAG GGCTTCCGATCGATGAAGTATCAAGGAAGAAGATGGATTTGACTGCAGAGGAGCTGAAGGAAGAGAAGGACTTGGCCTACTCTTGCCTCTCTTAA
- the LOC103836576 gene encoding cryptochrome-2 isoform X2 has product MSTNKKTIVWFRRDLRIEDNPALAAAAHEGSVFPVFIWCPEEEGQFYPGRASRWWMKQSLAHLTQSLKALGSELTLIKTHNTVSAILDCVRATGATKVVFNHLYDPVSLVRDHTVKEKLVERGIAVQSYNGDLLYEPWEIYCEKGKPFTNFNSYWKKCLDMSVESVVLPPPWRLIPLTAAAETVWACSLEELGLENEAEKPSNALLTRAWSPGWSNADKILTEFIEKQLIDYAKNSKKVVGNSTSLLSPYLHFGEISVRRVFQCARMKQIIWARDKNGQGEESAVLFLRGIGLRDYSRYICFNFPFTHEQSLLSHLRFFPWDADVEKFKAWRQGRTGYPLVDAGMRELWATGWMHNRIRVIVSSFAVKFLLLPWKWGMKYFWDTLLDADLECDIIGWQYISGSLPDGHELDRLDNPAIQGAKYDPEGEYIRQWLPELARLPTEWIHHPWDAPLTVLKASGVELGTNYAKPIVDIDTARELLTKAISRTREAQIMIGAAPDEIVADSFEALEAANTVKEHGLCPSSNDQQVPSDVRYNGSKRVKPEEEEEEREMKKLRGFNEVIREEEERGLFSTAESSSSSSVRSVFMVSHSCSLVSEGKNLEGIQDSSDQIATSLGKNG; this is encoded by the exons ATGTCGACAAACAAAAAGACTATAGTTTGGTTCAGAAGGGACCTAAGGATTGAGGATAACCCTGCATTAGCAGCAGCTGCTCACGAAGGATCCGTTTTCCCTGTTTTCATCTGGTGTCCTGAAGAAGAAGGACAGTTTTATCCAGGAAGGGCTTCTAGATGGTGGATGAAACAATCACTTGCTCACTTGACTCAATCCTTGAAAGCTCTTGGATCTGAGCTCACTTTAATCAAAACTCATAACACCGTTTCAGCTATCTTGGACTGTGTTCGAGCAACCGGTGCTACTAAAGTCGTCTTTAATCACCTCTATG ATCCTGTTTCGCTGGTTCGGGACCATACCGTGAAGGAGAAGCTTGTGGAACGTGGGATCGCTGTGCAAAGCTACAATGGTGATCTGTTGTATGAGCCGTGGGAGATTTACTGTGAAAAGGGAAAACCTTTTACTAATTTTAACTCTTACTGGAAGAAATGTTTAGACATGTCTGTTGAATCCGTTGTGCTTCCTCCTCCTTGGCGCTTGATTCCTCTCACTGCAG CAGCTGAAACGGTTTGGGCGTGTTCACTCGAAGAGCTAGGACTAGAAAACGAGGCAGAGAAGCCGAGCAACGCGTTGCTAACTAGAGCTTGGTCTCCAGGGTGGAGCAATGCTGATAAGATACTAACCGAGTTCATCGAGAAGCAGCTCATAGACTACGCAAAGAACAGCAAGAAAGTCGTTGGCAACTCAACCTCGCTGCTCTCTCCCTATCTCCACTTCGGGGAAATAAGCGTCAGGCGCGTGTTCCAATGCGCCAGGATGAAACAAATCATATGGGCGAGAGACAAGAACGGCCAAGGAGAAGAAAGTGCTGTTCTTTTCCTCAGAGGGATCGGTCTAAGAGACTACTCTCGTTACATATGTTTCAACTTCCCTTTCACTCACGAGCAGTCTTTGCTGAGTCATCTTCGTTTCTTCCCTTGGGATGCTGACGTGGAGAAGTTCAAGGCGTGGAGACAAGGGAGGACTGGTTATCCGTTGGTGGATGCTGGGATGAGAGAGCTTTGGGCTACTGGATGGATGCATAACAGGATAAGAGTGATTGTTTCGAGCTTCGCTGtgaagtttcttcttcttccgtggAAGTGGGGGATGAAGTATTTTTGGGATACTCTTTTGGATGCTGATTTGGAGTGTGACATCATAGGATGGCAGTATATCTCTGGGAGCTTGCCTGATGGCCACGAGCTTGATCGCTTGGATAATCCTGCG ATACAAGGCGCAAAGTATGACCCTGAAGGAGAGTACATAAGGCAATGGCTACCCGAGCTCGCGAGGTTGCCAACTGAATGGATCCATCATCCATGGGACGCTCCATTAACTGTACTCAAAGCTTCCGGTGTGGAACTCGGTACAAACTACGCCAAACCCATCGTAGATATCGACACAGCTCGTGAGCTGCTAACCAAAGCCATATCAAGAACTCGTGAAGCACAGATCATGATCGGAGCAGCTCCTGATGAGATTGTAGCTGATAGCTTCGAGGCCTTAGAGGCTGCTAATACAGTTAAAGAACATGGTCTTTGCCCGTCTTCTAATGACCAGCAAGTACCATCGGATGTTCGTTACAACGGGTCAAAGAGAGTGAAAcctgaggaggaagaagaagagagagagatgaagaaacTTAGAGGATTCAATGAAGTgattagagaagaagaagaaaggggtTTGTTTTCTACTGctgagtcttcttcttcttcgagtgTTAGGAGTGTGTTCATGGTTTCTCATTCTTGCTCGCTGGTGTCAGAAgggaagaacttggaaggtatTCAAGATTCTTCTGATCAGATTGCTACAAGTTTGGGGAAAAATGGttag
- the LOC103836576 gene encoding cryptochrome-2 isoform X1, protein MSTNKKTIVWFRRDLRIEDNPALAAAAHEGSVFPVFIWCPEEEGQFYPGRASRWWMKQSLAHLTQSLKALGSELTLIKTHNTVSAILDCVRATGATKVVFNHLYDPVSLVRDHTVKEKLVERGIAVQSYNGDLLYEPWEIYCEKGKPFTNFNSYWKKCLDMSVESVVLPPPWRLIPLTAGKEHLNIFNFKDTTVVKKGVFFFVLAAETVWACSLEELGLENEAEKPSNALLTRAWSPGWSNADKILTEFIEKQLIDYAKNSKKVVGNSTSLLSPYLHFGEISVRRVFQCARMKQIIWARDKNGQGEESAVLFLRGIGLRDYSRYICFNFPFTHEQSLLSHLRFFPWDADVEKFKAWRQGRTGYPLVDAGMRELWATGWMHNRIRVIVSSFAVKFLLLPWKWGMKYFWDTLLDADLECDIIGWQYISGSLPDGHELDRLDNPAIQGAKYDPEGEYIRQWLPELARLPTEWIHHPWDAPLTVLKASGVELGTNYAKPIVDIDTARELLTKAISRTREAQIMIGAAPDEIVADSFEALEAANTVKEHGLCPSSNDQQVPSDVRYNGSKRVKPEEEEEEREMKKLRGFNEVIREEEERGLFSTAESSSSSSVRSVFMVSHSCSLVSEGKNLEGIQDSSDQIATSLGKNG, encoded by the exons ATGTCGACAAACAAAAAGACTATAGTTTGGTTCAGAAGGGACCTAAGGATTGAGGATAACCCTGCATTAGCAGCAGCTGCTCACGAAGGATCCGTTTTCCCTGTTTTCATCTGGTGTCCTGAAGAAGAAGGACAGTTTTATCCAGGAAGGGCTTCTAGATGGTGGATGAAACAATCACTTGCTCACTTGACTCAATCCTTGAAAGCTCTTGGATCTGAGCTCACTTTAATCAAAACTCATAACACCGTTTCAGCTATCTTGGACTGTGTTCGAGCAACCGGTGCTACTAAAGTCGTCTTTAATCACCTCTATG ATCCTGTTTCGCTGGTTCGGGACCATACCGTGAAGGAGAAGCTTGTGGAACGTGGGATCGCTGTGCAAAGCTACAATGGTGATCTGTTGTATGAGCCGTGGGAGATTTACTGTGAAAAGGGAAAACCTTTTACTAATTTTAACTCTTACTGGAAGAAATGTTTAGACATGTCTGTTGAATCCGTTGTGCTTCCTCCTCCTTGGCGCTTGATTCCTCTCACTGCAGGTAAAGAGCATCTAAACATTTTCAATTTTAAGGACACAACAGTTGTAAAAAAAGGTGTTTTCTTCTTTGTGTTAGCAGCTGAAACGGTTTGGGCGTGTTCACTCGAAGAGCTAGGACTAGAAAACGAGGCAGAGAAGCCGAGCAACGCGTTGCTAACTAGAGCTTGGTCTCCAGGGTGGAGCAATGCTGATAAGATACTAACCGAGTTCATCGAGAAGCAGCTCATAGACTACGCAAAGAACAGCAAGAAAGTCGTTGGCAACTCAACCTCGCTGCTCTCTCCCTATCTCCACTTCGGGGAAATAAGCGTCAGGCGCGTGTTCCAATGCGCCAGGATGAAACAAATCATATGGGCGAGAGACAAGAACGGCCAAGGAGAAGAAAGTGCTGTTCTTTTCCTCAGAGGGATCGGTCTAAGAGACTACTCTCGTTACATATGTTTCAACTTCCCTTTCACTCACGAGCAGTCTTTGCTGAGTCATCTTCGTTTCTTCCCTTGGGATGCTGACGTGGAGAAGTTCAAGGCGTGGAGACAAGGGAGGACTGGTTATCCGTTGGTGGATGCTGGGATGAGAGAGCTTTGGGCTACTGGATGGATGCATAACAGGATAAGAGTGATTGTTTCGAGCTTCGCTGtgaagtttcttcttcttccgtggAAGTGGGGGATGAAGTATTTTTGGGATACTCTTTTGGATGCTGATTTGGAGTGTGACATCATAGGATGGCAGTATATCTCTGGGAGCTTGCCTGATGGCCACGAGCTTGATCGCTTGGATAATCCTGCG ATACAAGGCGCAAAGTATGACCCTGAAGGAGAGTACATAAGGCAATGGCTACCCGAGCTCGCGAGGTTGCCAACTGAATGGATCCATCATCCATGGGACGCTCCATTAACTGTACTCAAAGCTTCCGGTGTGGAACTCGGTACAAACTACGCCAAACCCATCGTAGATATCGACACAGCTCGTGAGCTGCTAACCAAAGCCATATCAAGAACTCGTGAAGCACAGATCATGATCGGAGCAGCTCCTGATGAGATTGTAGCTGATAGCTTCGAGGCCTTAGAGGCTGCTAATACAGTTAAAGAACATGGTCTTTGCCCGTCTTCTAATGACCAGCAAGTACCATCGGATGTTCGTTACAACGGGTCAAAGAGAGTGAAAcctgaggaggaagaagaagagagagagatgaagaaacTTAGAGGATTCAATGAAGTgattagagaagaagaagaaaggggtTTGTTTTCTACTGctgagtcttcttcttcttcgagtgTTAGGAGTGTGTTCATGGTTTCTCATTCTTGCTCGCTGGTGTCAGAAgggaagaacttggaaggtatTCAAGATTCTTCTGATCAGATTGCTACAAGTTTGGGGAAAAATGGttag
- the LOC103836576 gene encoding cryptochrome-2 isoform X3, which translates to MSTNKKTIVWFRRDLRIEDNPALAAAAHEGSVFPVFIWCPEEEGQFYPGRASRWWMKQSLAHLTQSLKALGSELTLIKTHNTVSAILDCVRATGATKVVFNHLYDPVSLVRDHTVKEKLVERGIAVQSYNGDLLYEPWEIYCEKGKPFTNFNSYWKKCLDMSVESVVLPPPWRLIPLTAAETVWACSLEELGLENEAEKPSNALLTRAWSPGWSNADKILTEFIEKQLIDYAKNSKKVVGNSTSLLSPYLHFGEISVRRVFQCARMKQIIWARDKNGQGEESAVLFLRGIGLRDYSRYICFNFPFTHEQSLLSHLRFFPWDADVEKFKAWRQGRTGYPLVDAGMRELWATGWMHNRIRVIVSSFAVKFLLLPWKWGMKYFWDTLLDADLECDIIGWQYISGSLPDGHELDRLDNPAIQGAKYDPEGEYIRQWLPELARLPTEWIHHPWDAPLTVLKASGVELGTNYAKPIVDIDTARELLTKAISRTREAQIMIGAAPDEIVADSFEALEAANTVKEHGLCPSSNDQQVPSDVRYNGSKRVKPEEEEEEREMKKLRGFNEVIREEEERGLFSTAESSSSSSVRSVFMVSHSCSLVSEGKNLEGIQDSSDQIATSLGKNG; encoded by the exons ATGTCGACAAACAAAAAGACTATAGTTTGGTTCAGAAGGGACCTAAGGATTGAGGATAACCCTGCATTAGCAGCAGCTGCTCACGAAGGATCCGTTTTCCCTGTTTTCATCTGGTGTCCTGAAGAAGAAGGACAGTTTTATCCAGGAAGGGCTTCTAGATGGTGGATGAAACAATCACTTGCTCACTTGACTCAATCCTTGAAAGCTCTTGGATCTGAGCTCACTTTAATCAAAACTCATAACACCGTTTCAGCTATCTTGGACTGTGTTCGAGCAACCGGTGCTACTAAAGTCGTCTTTAATCACCTCTATG ATCCTGTTTCGCTGGTTCGGGACCATACCGTGAAGGAGAAGCTTGTGGAACGTGGGATCGCTGTGCAAAGCTACAATGGTGATCTGTTGTATGAGCCGTGGGAGATTTACTGTGAAAAGGGAAAACCTTTTACTAATTTTAACTCTTACTGGAAGAAATGTTTAGACATGTCTGTTGAATCCGTTGTGCTTCCTCCTCCTTGGCGCTTGATTCCTCTCACTGCAG CTGAAACGGTTTGGGCGTGTTCACTCGAAGAGCTAGGACTAGAAAACGAGGCAGAGAAGCCGAGCAACGCGTTGCTAACTAGAGCTTGGTCTCCAGGGTGGAGCAATGCTGATAAGATACTAACCGAGTTCATCGAGAAGCAGCTCATAGACTACGCAAAGAACAGCAAGAAAGTCGTTGGCAACTCAACCTCGCTGCTCTCTCCCTATCTCCACTTCGGGGAAATAAGCGTCAGGCGCGTGTTCCAATGCGCCAGGATGAAACAAATCATATGGGCGAGAGACAAGAACGGCCAAGGAGAAGAAAGTGCTGTTCTTTTCCTCAGAGGGATCGGTCTAAGAGACTACTCTCGTTACATATGTTTCAACTTCCCTTTCACTCACGAGCAGTCTTTGCTGAGTCATCTTCGTTTCTTCCCTTGGGATGCTGACGTGGAGAAGTTCAAGGCGTGGAGACAAGGGAGGACTGGTTATCCGTTGGTGGATGCTGGGATGAGAGAGCTTTGGGCTACTGGATGGATGCATAACAGGATAAGAGTGATTGTTTCGAGCTTCGCTGtgaagtttcttcttcttccgtggAAGTGGGGGATGAAGTATTTTTGGGATACTCTTTTGGATGCTGATTTGGAGTGTGACATCATAGGATGGCAGTATATCTCTGGGAGCTTGCCTGATGGCCACGAGCTTGATCGCTTGGATAATCCTGCG ATACAAGGCGCAAAGTATGACCCTGAAGGAGAGTACATAAGGCAATGGCTACCCGAGCTCGCGAGGTTGCCAACTGAATGGATCCATCATCCATGGGACGCTCCATTAACTGTACTCAAAGCTTCCGGTGTGGAACTCGGTACAAACTACGCCAAACCCATCGTAGATATCGACACAGCTCGTGAGCTGCTAACCAAAGCCATATCAAGAACTCGTGAAGCACAGATCATGATCGGAGCAGCTCCTGATGAGATTGTAGCTGATAGCTTCGAGGCCTTAGAGGCTGCTAATACAGTTAAAGAACATGGTCTTTGCCCGTCTTCTAATGACCAGCAAGTACCATCGGATGTTCGTTACAACGGGTCAAAGAGAGTGAAAcctgaggaggaagaagaagagagagagatgaagaaacTTAGAGGATTCAATGAAGTgattagagaagaagaagaaaggggtTTGTTTTCTACTGctgagtcttcttcttcttcgagtgTTAGGAGTGTGTTCATGGTTTCTCATTCTTGCTCGCTGGTGTCAGAAgggaagaacttggaaggtatTCAAGATTCTTCTGATCAGATTGCTACAAGTTTGGGGAAAAATGGttag
- the LOC103836578 gene encoding 1-aminocyclopropane-1-carboxylate oxidase homolog 7-like: MAKNSNDDETKDGLDNKKPFVSASDFSVPIIDFAGVHADALSREGIVEKIKDAAEKWGMFQVINHGVPLTVLEEIKDRVIRFHEEDTEVKKSYFSRDYTKTFNYFNSFEREDLSVGNWRDSFACYMAPDLPNPEDLPVACRDAMIIYSDHVKRLGGLIVELVSEALGVSSETLKRMDCTKGLQMICHYYPPCPQPDLTLGTRKHTDNTFITILLQDQVGGLQVRHQDCWVDVTPIPGALVINVGDFLQMMTNNKFTSVNHRVLANRVGPRISVAYFFCYPTNLNSTA, translated from the exons atggCCAAAAACTCAAATGATGATGAAACAAAAGATGGCTTGGATAACAAGAAACCGTTTGTCTCTGCCTCAGACTTCTCAGTCCCTATCATCGACTTCGCAGGCGTCCACGCTGATGCACTATCACGTGAAGGTATCGTAGAGAAGATCAAAGACGCTGCAGAGAAGTGGGGAATGTTCCAGGTGATCAATCATGGTGTTCCTTTAACTGTTCTTGAAGAGATCAAAGATAGAGTTATTAGGTTTCACGAGGAAGATACTGAGGTAAAAAAATCTTACTTCTCGCGAGATTACACCAAAACATTTAATTACTTCAACAGTTTCGAACGTGAAGATTTGTCTGTTGGTAACTGGAGAGACAGCTTTGCTTGTTACATGGCTCCTGATCTTCCAAACCCTGAGGATCTCCCAGTGGCTTGCAGGGATGCTATGATTATATACTCGGACCATGTGAAGAGGTTAGGTGGTTTGATCGTTGAACTTGTCTCAGAAGCTCTTGGTGTGAGTTCTGAGACACTTAAGAGGATGGACTGCACAAAGGGTTTGCAAATGATCTGCCATTATTACCCTCCTTGCCCACAACCTGACCTAACTTTGGGCACAAGGAAACATACCGACAACACTTTCATCACTATTCTTCTTCAAGATCAAGTCGGTGGTCTTCAAGTTCGTCATCAAGACTGTTGGGTCGATGTAACGCCTATTCCCGGCGCTCTTGTCATCAACGTAGGAGATTTCTTGCAG ATGATGACTAACAACAAGTTCACAAGTGTGAACCATAGGGTGCTTGCGAACAGAGTTGGACCGAGGATATCAGTCGCGTACTTTTTCTGCTATCCTACGAATCTAAATTCCACAGCTTAA